In Wolinella succinogenes DSM 1740, a single genomic region encodes these proteins:
- the hypA gene encoding hydrogenase/urease nickel incorporation protein HypA, whose amino-acid sequence MHEYSIVTALLELCENHAKSNKAKKVTKVVVALGERSGVEPQLLESAFEVFKLDSVCAESELVIETKPMKFRCRSCGAEFLPKGIDFGSCEVCKAPNPELVGGKEMHLQSLEMEAEDEG is encoded by the coding sequence ATGCACGAATACTCCATCGTTACGGCACTTCTTGAGCTATGCGAGAATCACGCGAAGTCCAATAAAGCCAAAAAGGTGACCAAAGTGGTGGTGGCCTTGGGTGAACGAAGCGGGGTGGAGCCTCAGCTTTTGGAGAGTGCCTTTGAGGTTTTCAAGCTCGATTCGGTTTGCGCGGAGAGCGAGCTGGTGATTGAGACCAAGCCGATGAAGTTTCGTTGTCGCTCTTGCGGGGCGGAGTTTTTACCCAAGGGAATCGATTTTGGTTCTTGTGAGGTATGCAAAGCCCCCAATCCAGAGCTTGTTGGAGGCAAGGAGATGCACCTGCAAAGCCTAGAGATGGAGGCTGAAGATGAGGGATAG
- the lpxB gene encoding lipid-A-disaccharide synthase, whose protein sequence is MKLLVSALEPSSNLHLASLMKHLEGKVELMGIFDSKLSTKPPLYTPDQFSVMGFLDVIERLGFFWRAKKEMAHLASEADKILLMDSSSFNIPLAKAIKKAFPSKEIIYYILPQVWAWKPWRAKAIEESCDFLAAILPFETACYQSKAEYVGHPLLDLLPPIRTSLPKEERIAFMPGSRKGEIGRLFPVFREVARRIEAPKTLVIPSIYEGASLEEIYGDLEGFELSYDAPKTLLESSFAFICSGTATLEAALLGIPLVLAYKARPLDYFIAKNLVKIEHIGLANIFETRRGEEPLHEELLQEGVNVEALLEAYWRCDKEHFVERAKALRGYLRKGSSLRVAQRILEIDSKVIFNDG, encoded by the coding sequence ATGAAGCTTCTGGTGAGCGCCCTTGAGCCCTCCTCCAATCTCCATCTCGCCTCCTTAATGAAGCATCTAGAGGGAAAGGTGGAGCTCATGGGAATCTTTGATTCTAAGCTAAGCACCAAGCCACCCCTTTATACGCCTGATCAATTCTCGGTGATGGGTTTTTTGGATGTGATAGAGAGGCTCGGTTTTTTCTGGAGAGCCAAAAAAGAGATGGCCCATTTAGCGAGTGAGGCGGACAAGATTCTATTGATGGATTCCTCATCGTTTAACATTCCCCTAGCCAAAGCGATCAAAAAAGCATTTCCCTCTAAAGAGATCATTTACTATATTTTGCCTCAGGTATGGGCGTGGAAGCCTTGGCGAGCCAAAGCGATTGAGGAATCGTGCGATTTTTTGGCGGCAATTCTCCCTTTTGAGACCGCTTGCTACCAAAGCAAAGCGGAGTATGTGGGGCACCCCTTGCTCGATCTTTTGCCTCCTATTCGCACTTCTTTGCCCAAAGAGGAGCGAATCGCCTTCATGCCAGGGAGTCGCAAAGGGGAAATTGGGAGGCTCTTTCCTGTCTTTAGGGAGGTTGCCAGGAGGATAGAAGCGCCCAAAACGCTGGTGATTCCCTCGATCTATGAGGGGGCTTCTTTGGAGGAGATTTATGGGGATTTGGAGGGCTTTGAGCTCTCTTATGATGCACCCAAAACCCTTTTAGAATCGAGTTTTGCTTTCATCTGTAGTGGCACAGCCACGCTTGAGGCCGCTCTCCTTGGGATTCCATTGGTGCTTGCCTACAAGGCGCGCCCTTTGGATTATTTCATCGCCAAGAATCTCGTCAAGATCGAGCATATTGGATTGGCCAATATCTTTGAGACAAGGCGAGGAGAAGAGCCTTTGCATGAAGAGTTATTACAGGAGGGGGTGAATGTGGAGGCGCTTTTGGAGGCTTATTGGAGGTGCGATAAAGAGCACTTTGTTGAACGCGCCAAAGCTTTGAGGGGTTATTTGAGAAAGGGGAGTTCGCTCCGAGTGGCTCAAAGGATTCTTGAGATTGATTCTAAAGTGATTTTTAACGACGGATAA
- the greA gene encoding transcription elongation factor GreA, whose product MQKEPMTIYGYEKLQRELKELKEVERPQIVKEIDIARGHGDLKENAEYHAAKERQLFIEARINELSEILSRTQVVDPATITHEKISFGSTFKVMDLDTEFVYEYTIVGAPESNPDRGFISFYSPLARQLIGKVPGDEINAKLPNGEIDYEVLEVYYKEISFE is encoded by the coding sequence ATGCAGAAAGAACCGATGACGATTTATGGATATGAAAAGCTTCAAAGGGAGCTCAAAGAGCTCAAAGAGGTGGAGCGCCCTCAAATCGTCAAAGAGATCGATATCGCTAGAGGGCATGGCGATCTCAAGGAAAACGCTGAGTATCACGCCGCCAAGGAGCGCCAGCTTTTTATTGAAGCGAGAATCAATGAGCTAAGTGAGATTCTCTCAAGAACTCAAGTGGTCGATCCTGCAACTATCACGCATGAGAAGATTAGCTTTGGATCGACTTTTAAGGTGATGGATTTAGACACCGAATTCGTCTATGAATACACCATCGTGGGCGCGCCTGAGAGCAATCCTGATCGAGGATTTATCTCTTTTTATTCACCTCTTGCGAGGCAGCTCATTGGCAAAGTTCCGGGTGATGAGATCAATGCCAAGCTTCCTAATGGCGAGATTGATTACGAGGTGCTTGAAGTCTATTACAAGGAGATTTCGTTTGAGTGA
- the dut gene encoding dUTP diphosphatase, translated as MKIRLLKLHPNAVIPAYQSAGAAGFDLCCVESLEIPPLGRALVSTGLALALEEGYELQIRPRSGLALKHGITVLNTPGTVDSDYRGEIKVILINLGAESFSIQAGDRIAQGVVSRLSIAELCEVESLDETARGAGGFGSTGKS; from the coding sequence ATGAAAATCCGCCTTTTAAAACTCCATCCAAACGCGGTAATTCCCGCTTATCAGAGCGCTGGAGCGGCAGGATTTGACCTCTGCTGTGTCGAATCTTTAGAAATTCCTCCCTTGGGTCGAGCTTTGGTGAGCACAGGATTGGCGCTTGCGTTAGAGGAGGGGTATGAGCTTCAGATCCGTCCTCGAAGCGGCTTGGCGCTTAAGCACGGAATCACCGTGCTTAATACCCCCGGAACTGTGGATAGCGACTATCGAGGAGAGATCAAAGTGATTTTGATCAACTTAGGCGCTGAGAGCTTCTCCATCCAAGCGGGAGATCGAATCGCTCAAGGAGTGGTGAGCAGGCTGAGCATAGCCGAGCTTTGCGAAGTGGAGAGTCTCGATGAAACCGCGCGAGGAGCCGGTGGATTTGGGAGTACGGGAAAATCTTAA
- a CDS encoding tetratricopeptide repeat protein: MSLKENVSYIKEEIGQEEKMLEGLIRFEGWFRRYKTLLLSALALLVALWVGLEGYGWYKEHQAQKASALYERLLKNPTDAALAQELQKSGSELYELFLFHEASQKSDTEALGALQGSKNGIIASLASYQIASLSKDSQKLEAYTQKEGVLFGDLALMGRAYLLMQEGKIEEAKVALDKISVDSPIKGVAKFLEHFTAKGGAR; the protein is encoded by the coding sequence ATGAGCCTAAAAGAGAATGTGTCTTACATCAAAGAGGAGATCGGGCAAGAGGAGAAGATGCTAGAGGGGTTGATTCGCTTCGAGGGGTGGTTCCGCCGCTATAAAACCCTCCTTCTCTCCGCCCTAGCGCTCCTAGTTGCTCTCTGGGTGGGGCTAGAAGGATATGGTTGGTATAAAGAGCATCAGGCTCAAAAGGCCAGCGCACTCTATGAGCGGCTCTTGAAAAATCCTACAGATGCGGCCTTGGCTCAAGAGCTCCAAAAGAGCGGTTCGGAGCTTTATGAGCTCTTTTTGTTTCATGAAGCCAGCCAAAAGAGCGACACAGAGGCTCTTGGCGCACTCCAAGGCTCCAAAAATGGGATCATCGCCTCTTTGGCAAGTTATCAGATCGCCTCTCTCTCAAAAGATTCTCAAAAGCTAGAGGCTTACACGCAAAAAGAGGGAGTTCTTTTTGGTGATCTCGCCCTTATGGGACGTGCCTATCTTTTGATGCAAGAGGGCAAGATCGAAGAGGCAAAGGTGGCACTAGATAAGATCTCTGTCGATTCTCCAATTAAGGGAGTGGCGAAGTTTTTAGAACATTTTACGGCAAAGGGTGGAGCAAGATGA
- a CDS encoding type III pantothenate kinase, which translates to MLLCDIGNTYLHFYQEGKVWKELPRRLKAGMEVQEVYYISVNPPSARRLLEVYPHAIDLAPHMVLDTAYKGLGVDRMAACKGIEDGVVVDAGSAITVDVMQNQVHLGGFIMPGIASFSSMLKSISPALEKELNLSVELSALPQNTRDALSYGAIKAIVMMIQNSCKNKRLFFTGGDGKYLARFFENAIHDNSIVFKGMLKTLEEMKEGKR; encoded by the coding sequence TTGCTCTTATGTGACATTGGGAACACCTATCTGCATTTTTACCAAGAGGGGAAGGTGTGGAAGGAGCTTCCCCGTCGCCTAAAGGCAGGAATGGAAGTCCAAGAGGTCTACTACATCAGCGTCAATCCCCCCTCTGCGCGCCGTCTTTTGGAGGTGTATCCTCATGCCATTGATCTGGCGCCTCATATGGTGCTTGACACCGCCTATAAGGGGCTTGGAGTGGATCGAATGGCTGCCTGTAAGGGAATCGAAGATGGCGTAGTCGTGGATGCGGGGAGCGCCATCACGGTGGATGTGATGCAAAACCAAGTCCATCTAGGAGGCTTTATCATGCCAGGAATCGCCTCTTTTAGCTCCATGCTAAAGAGCATTTCGCCCGCACTAGAAAAGGAACTCAACCTCTCTGTCGAGCTCTCTGCGCTTCCTCAAAATACGCGAGATGCGCTAAGCTATGGGGCGATTAAGGCGATCGTGATGATGATCCAGAATAGCTGCAAAAACAAGCGACTCTTCTTTACAGGAGGGGATGGGAAGTATCTCGCTCGTTTTTTTGAAAACGCCATTCATGACAACTCGATTGTCTTTAAAGGAATGCTAAAGACGCTAGAAGAGATGAAGGAGGGGAAGAGATGA
- the hisG gene encoding ATP phosphoribosyltransferase, with protein MITVALPKGRIAEETLDRFEKIFGERFVFEDRKLILERGEFKFLLVRNQDVPTYVLHQAADIGIVGLDVLEEQESDLIRLLDLGIGRCKVVIGSPMGSEIDYSKPQIKIATKMTNIAKKHFAKQALAVDLIKLYGSIELAPLVGLADAIVDIVETGTTMKQNHLKIDEVIMESSAYMVANRNSFYEKKDKILELQRQFSKLKEVRE; from the coding sequence ATGATCACGGTTGCACTGCCCAAAGGGAGAATCGCTGAAGAGACACTGGATCGTTTTGAGAAGATTTTTGGTGAGCGATTTGTTTTTGAGGATCGAAAACTTATTCTGGAGCGGGGAGAGTTCAAATTCCTCTTGGTGAGAAATCAAGATGTTCCCACCTATGTGCTCCATCAAGCCGCTGATATTGGAATTGTGGGATTGGATGTCTTGGAGGAGCAGGAGAGCGATCTCATTCGACTTTTGGATTTGGGGATTGGGCGTTGCAAGGTGGTGATCGGCTCTCCGATGGGGAGTGAAATCGACTACTCCAAGCCTCAAATCAAAATCGCCACCAAGATGACCAATATCGCGAAAAAGCACTTTGCCAAGCAAGCTTTAGCCGTGGATCTTATCAAGCTCTATGGTTCTATCGAGCTCGCACCCTTGGTGGGACTAGCCGATGCCATTGTAGATATTGTCGAGACTGGAACAACCATGAAGCAAAATCATCTCAAAATTGATGAGGTGATCATGGAATCAAGCGCTTATATGGTCGCTAATCGCAACAGTTTTTATGAAAAAAAGGATAAAATCTTAGAGCTTCAGCGACAATTTTCAAAGCTCAAAGAGGTGAGGGAGTGA
- a CDS encoding EAL domain-containing protein: MENLRILFVQFSSSSLTIPLQVDFPLLVVTDSFEKALEWCEESAFEVVVIEGESGESLLPFLRGVRQRSSLTRFLFLSPHPFPSMLSEIAQAGIEGFFHEIPDPFRVRQALSLIAKTFFRSADHAKEKSRLIQAIAKEDDRVMMLIEVDHLDNYHTVFSLAFIDAILQEVGDFLEHYKPDGSEIFSISEEKYAILMEDENTFRAEDFATILNVLILDRKIYVKKQEVDVSFSVGVAKGRGETLLSKAYAALRKAKESGRKHVVLAEDDEEFRFFQRENLRWMRGVRHALEEDRIVPYYQPIINNATGKIEKYECLARLIDHEVVVPPAIFLQSARQIGLMSNVTFAIINKSLTLFQNNDMELSINIAEEDIRDAKIIRYLLNRCERYGIDPSRIVIEILEDITFGRNNKSLEHMRYLHQEGFKIAIDDFGFENSNFGRLIDMEVDYIKIDGSFVKNMETDDRSYKIVDSIAKFCKSIGAKSIAEYVHSQGVQERVLALGIDYSQGYFFGKATPKPLEGDSLI, translated from the coding sequence GTGGAAAACCTGCGTATCTTGTTTGTTCAATTCTCTAGCTCTTCCTTGACCATTCCTTTGCAAGTCGATTTCCCCTTGCTTGTGGTGACAGATAGTTTTGAAAAAGCCCTAGAGTGGTGCGAGGAGAGTGCCTTTGAGGTGGTGGTGATTGAAGGCGAATCGGGCGAATCACTCCTTCCTTTCCTTAGAGGGGTGCGTCAAAGGTCCTCTCTCACACGCTTTCTCTTTCTCTCCCCTCATCCTTTTCCTTCCATGCTCAGCGAGATTGCCCAAGCGGGAATCGAAGGATTTTTCCATGAGATTCCCGACCCCTTTAGAGTGCGCCAAGCGCTCTCCTTGATTGCTAAGACCTTTTTTCGTTCCGCCGACCACGCCAAGGAGAAGAGCCGCCTCATTCAGGCCATCGCCAAAGAGGACGATCGGGTCATGATGCTCATTGAAGTGGATCATTTGGATAACTATCATACAGTCTTCTCGCTGGCCTTTATTGATGCGATTTTGCAAGAGGTGGGGGACTTTTTGGAGCACTATAAGCCCGATGGAAGCGAGATATTCTCCATCTCTGAAGAGAAGTATGCCATTTTGATGGAGGATGAGAACACCTTTAGGGCAGAAGATTTTGCAACGATTCTTAATGTTTTGATTTTGGATCGCAAAATTTATGTCAAAAAGCAAGAGGTGGATGTGAGTTTTAGCGTTGGGGTGGCCAAAGGAAGAGGAGAGACGCTCCTCTCTAAGGCCTACGCTGCCCTCAGAAAAGCCAAGGAGAGCGGGCGCAAACATGTTGTGCTGGCAGAAGATGATGAGGAGTTTCGATTCTTTCAGCGGGAGAATTTACGATGGATGCGAGGGGTGCGTCATGCACTAGAAGAAGATCGAATCGTTCCTTACTACCAGCCCATCATCAATAACGCCACGGGAAAGATCGAAAAATATGAGTGCCTCGCACGCCTCATTGACCATGAGGTGGTGGTGCCCCCTGCCATCTTTTTGCAGTCGGCGCGCCAAATTGGACTCATGAGCAATGTCACTTTTGCGATCATCAACAAAAGCCTCACGCTCTTCCAAAACAATGACATGGAGCTCTCTATCAACATCGCGGAGGAGGATATTCGAGACGCGAAAATTATCCGCTATCTGCTTAATCGATGTGAGCGCTACGGAATCGATCCCTCTCGAATCGTGATTGAAATCTTAGAGGATATCACCTTTGGACGCAACAATAAAAGCCTAGAACATATGCGATACCTCCATCAGGAGGGATTTAAAATCGCCATTGATGACTTTGGATTTGAAAACTCTAACTTTGGACGATTGATCGATATGGAGGTGGACTATATCAAAATCGATGGAAGTTTCGTCAAAAACATGGAGACCGATGATCGAAGTTACAAAATTGTCGATTCTATCGCAAAGTTTTGCAAAAGTATCGGTGCAAAGTCTATCGCTGAGTATGTCCACTCCCAAGGAGTTCAAGAGCGAGTGCTGGCACTAGGGATTGACTATTCCCAAGGATACTTTTTTGGCAAAGCCACTCCTAAACCACTAGAGGGTGACTCTTTAATCTAG
- a CDS encoding rhodanese-like domain-containing protein — MFQKILFWLLFGITFLMAERIDITPSELEALQNQGVRVVDIRTEPEWQQTGVIPQSERLTFFDARGNYDALGFLKRLEQRGITPQTPLILVCRSGNRTLSVANYLSSQGFEKVYNLKNGIIEWIKLSKPLEKPAP, encoded by the coding sequence ATGTTTCAAAAAATTCTCTTTTGGCTTCTTTTTGGGATCACTTTCTTGATGGCCGAACGCATTGACATCACGCCCAGCGAGCTTGAAGCACTCCAAAATCAAGGTGTACGGGTGGTGGATATTCGCACAGAGCCTGAGTGGCAACAAACAGGCGTGATTCCTCAAAGCGAAAGGCTCACCTTTTTTGACGCCAGAGGCAATTATGACGCGCTAGGTTTTCTCAAAAGGCTAGAGCAGAGGGGAATCACACCCCAAACCCCCCTCATTCTTGTCTGTCGTAGCGGAAATCGCACCCTCTCGGTGGCTAACTACCTCTCTTCGCAAGGCTTTGAGAAGGTTTACAACCTTAAAAACGGAATCATCGAGTGGATCAAGCTTTCTAAGCCACTGGAAAAACCCGCCCCCTAA
- the murI gene encoding glutamate racemase, translating into MRVGVFDSGIGGLSVVKSLLDSHAFEEIIYFGDTARVPYGVKDSETIIRYSLEALAFLREFDIDMLIVACNTASAHALEALRQAADVDVIGVIEPGVLALENRLPDKNSPILVIGTKATTASGQYPALLKEHGYTHIQSLATGLLVPLVEEGIFHGSLLESALEHYFSSLAVKPKAIILGCTHFPLIAKAISAYFNHEPLLIHSGEAIMQHLKERYELDYFPQTHIQYFASENPLALEKVAKEWLTHP; encoded by the coding sequence ATGCGTGTCGGGGTTTTTGATAGCGGTATTGGGGGCTTAAGCGTCGTTAAAAGCCTTCTTGATTCTCACGCTTTTGAAGAGATCATCTACTTTGGTGACACAGCACGCGTCCCTTATGGAGTGAAGGATTCAGAGACGATTATCCGCTACTCTTTGGAGGCTCTTGCCTTTTTGCGCGAGTTTGACATCGATATGCTCATTGTCGCTTGCAATACCGCCAGCGCTCACGCCCTAGAAGCATTACGCCAAGCGGCGGATGTGGATGTGATTGGGGTGATTGAGCCAGGCGTGCTGGCGTTAGAGAATCGGCTTCCCGATAAAAATTCCCCTATTCTTGTCATTGGCACCAAAGCCACCACCGCGAGCGGTCAATACCCGGCCCTTCTAAAGGAGCACGGCTACACCCACATCCAGTCGCTTGCCACAGGACTTCTCGTCCCGCTCGTAGAAGAGGGAATCTTCCATGGATCTCTTTTAGAGAGCGCCCTAGAGCATTACTTTTCCTCTTTGGCCGTAAAACCCAAAGCGATCATCCTTGGCTGCACCCACTTTCCCCTCATCGCCAAAGCCATCTCGGCCTATTTTAATCACGAACCGCTTCTTATTCACTCAGGCGAAGCCATCATGCAGCACCTCAAAGAGCGCTATGAATTGGACTATTTTCCCCAAACTCACATCCAATATTTTGCGAGCGAAAACCCTCTCGCCCTAGAAAAGGTTGCCAAAGAGTGGCTCACGCACCCTTAG
- the rho gene encoding transcription termination factor Rho, which translates to MNDCNGQNKSAKESTPATPSNGQYPNKSRTHIPVEGYKIEDLRAKPLNKIMEIAETLGVENPQEYKRQDLLFEILKSQVNKGGFILFTGILEITGEGYGFLRAMDENFSDSQNDAYVSNTQIRKFALRNGDIVTGQVRPPKDQERYYALLKIEAINYQSSEEMKNRPLFDNLTPLFPTDQLKLEYASSKVTGRMLDLFSPIGKGQRALIVAPPRSGKTELMKELAHGIAKNHPEVELIVLLVDERPEEVTDMERCVKGEVYSSTFDMPAHNHIRVAELVIEKAKRSVEMGRDVVILLDSITRLARAYNTATPSSGKVLSGGVDANALHKPKRFFGAARNIEQGGSLTIIATALIETGSRMDEVIFEEFKGTGNSEIVLARHIAERRIYPAMDILKSGTRKEELLLGQDKLIKVWALRNVMQQMNNEVEALTFLYSKMQKTKDNEEFLSIMNEG; encoded by the coding sequence ATGAACGACTGCAACGGACAGAACAAATCCGCCAAAGAATCTACCCCTGCGACCCCCTCCAACGGTCAATATCCCAACAAATCTCGAACCCATATCCCTGTTGAAGGCTATAAGATTGAGGACTTGCGCGCCAAGCCTTTGAACAAGATCATGGAGATTGCCGAGACGCTAGGCGTAGAGAATCCCCAAGAGTATAAGCGCCAAGATCTTCTTTTTGAGATTCTCAAATCTCAAGTCAATAAAGGCGGCTTCATCCTCTTCACGGGCATCTTGGAGATCACGGGTGAGGGGTATGGATTCTTACGAGCGATGGATGAAAACTTCTCGGATAGCCAAAACGATGCTTATGTTTCCAACACTCAAATCCGCAAGTTTGCCCTAAGAAACGGGGATATTGTCACAGGTCAGGTACGCCCCCCTAAAGATCAGGAGCGCTACTATGCGCTTCTTAAGATTGAGGCGATCAACTATCAATCCTCTGAAGAGATGAAGAATCGCCCCCTCTTTGACAACCTCACCCCCCTATTCCCCACCGACCAGCTCAAGCTCGAATACGCTAGTTCAAAAGTCACAGGACGGATGCTTGACCTCTTCTCACCCATCGGCAAGGGCCAGCGTGCACTCATCGTAGCCCCTCCTCGAAGCGGTAAAACAGAGCTCATGAAAGAGCTCGCCCACGGGATCGCCAAGAATCACCCCGAAGTGGAGCTGATCGTACTCCTAGTCGATGAGCGCCCCGAAGAGGTGACGGATATGGAGCGTTGCGTCAAAGGCGAGGTCTATAGCTCCACCTTCGATATGCCCGCACACAACCATATCCGCGTGGCTGAGCTCGTGATCGAAAAGGCGAAGCGAAGCGTGGAGATGGGACGCGATGTGGTGATTCTGCTCGATTCGATCACCCGACTTGCGCGTGCCTACAACACCGCCACCCCCAGTAGCGGAAAAGTTCTAAGCGGGGGCGTGGACGCCAACGCCCTCCATAAGCCTAAGCGATTCTTCGGAGCGGCGAGAAATATTGAGCAGGGAGGAAGCCTCACCATCATCGCCACCGCGCTCATTGAGACGGGCTCTAGAATGGATGAGGTGATTTTTGAAGAGTTCAAAGGAACGGGCAACTCTGAAATCGTCCTAGCACGTCATATCGCCGAACGAAGAATCTATCCTGCAATGGATATCCTCAAATCAGGCACTCGAAAAGAGGAGCTGCTCCTTGGACAGGATAAGCTCATCAAGGTTTGGGCGCTCCGCAATGTGATGCAACAGATGAACAACGAAGTGGAAGCACTCACCTTCCTCTACTCCAAGATGCAAAAGACCAAAGACAACGAAGAGTTTCTTAGCATCATGAACGAAGGCTAA
- a CDS encoding putative metalloprotease CJM1_0395 family protein: protein MIVLINGVQSIASYVALSKPVFSSNDKEERAEGSLGEKGEEQAQKEQVQELSRIDSQVRAHESAHIASGGGVVKGGASFSYTAGPDGKMYAVAGEVPIDTSMGEDPSENLAKARQIRAAALAPSDPSPQDYQVASTATMLEVRARMELNKERREEEGLKAYARIAEPQNQEQIAPR, encoded by the coding sequence GTGATCGTGCTTATTAATGGTGTGCAATCTATCGCCTCTTATGTCGCTCTCTCAAAGCCAGTATTCTCCTCTAATGACAAAGAGGAGAGAGCAGAGGGCTCCTTGGGGGAGAAGGGGGAAGAGCAAGCGCAAAAGGAGCAGGTGCAAGAGCTCTCTAGGATCGATTCTCAGGTGAGGGCTCATGAGAGCGCCCATATCGCTTCTGGAGGCGGGGTGGTGAAGGGCGGGGCTTCTTTCTCTTACACCGCGGGTCCCGATGGAAAGATGTACGCCGTAGCAGGAGAGGTGCCTATTGACACCTCCATGGGCGAAGACCCTAGTGAAAATCTCGCCAAGGCGCGTCAGATTAGAGCGGCTGCGCTTGCCCCTAGCGACCCTAGTCCGCAAGATTATCAGGTGGCTTCCACGGCCACGATGCTAGAGGTACGCGCTAGGATGGAGTTAAATAAAGAGAGAAGAGAGGAGGAGGGGCTCAAAGCTTATGCGCGAATTGCCGAACCTCAGAATCAAGAGCAAATAGCTCCTCGATAG
- the dxr gene encoding 1-deoxy-D-xylulose-5-phosphate reductoisomerase — protein sequence MILLGSTGSIGQNALSLARDFRLPVEVLVAGHNLSLLNAQIAEFQPKIIVIADSSRASELSLPKDSKLLFGEEGIIESLHLAQSSFVLNALVGFLGLRPTLESLRLGKTLALANKESLVAGGSFVDASKIIPVDSEHFSLWFLKSDKPFSRLFITASGGAFRDTPLEEIPLQKAQAALRHPNWSMGRKITVDSATMVNKLFEILEARWLFNTKSVDALIERNSLVHALIGYPDGSFSAHIAQADMRLPLAYAMLGKLDQPLGPPLELERLAALSFEPINPSRYPLWNLKEKLLTHPWLGITLNAANEVAVEKFLEGKILFGEIPRYIERSLERFSMIPASIEELFALDSEVRQFAHKL from the coding sequence TTGATTCTTCTTGGCTCCACAGGTTCGATTGGCCAAAATGCCCTCTCCCTTGCCCGCGACTTTCGTCTCCCTGTAGAGGTTTTAGTCGCAGGTCACAATCTCTCCCTGCTCAATGCCCAAATCGCTGAATTTCAGCCCAAGATCATCGTCATTGCCGATTCCTCTAGGGCAAGTGAGCTCTCCTTGCCCAAAGATTCGAAGCTCCTCTTTGGCGAGGAGGGAATCATCGAATCGCTCCACCTCGCCCAATCCTCTTTCGTGCTCAACGCTCTTGTGGGATTCCTTGGACTTCGCCCCACCCTAGAGAGCCTTCGCCTTGGAAAAACCCTCGCGCTCGCCAATAAAGAATCGCTAGTGGCGGGGGGCTCTTTTGTGGATGCCTCAAAGATCATCCCCGTGGATAGCGAACACTTCAGCCTCTGGTTTTTAAAGAGCGACAAACCCTTTTCTCGCCTCTTCATCACCGCAAGCGGGGGAGCTTTTCGCGATACTCCTTTAGAGGAGATTCCCCTCCAAAAAGCCCAAGCCGCCCTCCGCCATCCCAACTGGAGCATGGGGCGCAAAATCACCGTGGATAGCGCCACGATGGTCAACAAACTCTTTGAGATTCTCGAAGCTAGATGGCTCTTTAACACCAAGAGCGTGGACGCCCTAATTGAGAGAAACTCTCTCGTCCATGCACTCATTGGTTACCCTGATGGAAGCTTTAGCGCCCACATCGCTCAAGCGGATATGCGACTACCCCTTGCCTATGCCATGCTTGGCAAGCTTGATCAGCCTCTTGGCCCTCCGCTAGAGTTAGAGCGCCTCGCCGCCCTCTCCTTTGAGCCTATCAATCCCTCGCGCTACCCCTTGTGGAATCTCAAAGAGAAGCTTTTGACGCATCCATGGCTTGGAATCACGCTCAATGCAGCCAACGAAGTGGCGGTGGAGAAATTCTTAGAGGGGAAGATTCTCTTTGGAGAGATTCCTCGTTACATAGAGCGCTCTTTGGAGCGATTTTCGATGATTCCTGCCTCTATCGAGGAGCTATTTGCTCTTGATTCTGAGGTTCGGCAATTCGCGCATAAGCTTTGA